The following proteins are co-located in the Streptomyces sp. DT2A-34 genome:
- a CDS encoding heme o synthase, producing MCVTAVESRPAGIIGTSQSPSRRPIGARVKAFVALTKPRIIELLLITTVPVMFLAEQGVPDLGLVLLTCVGGYLSAGGANALNMYIDRDIDALMDRTSQRPLVTGMVSPRECLVFGITLAVVSTLLFGLTVNWLSAWLSLGALLFYVVVYTMILKRRTSQNIVWGGIAGCMPVLIGWTAVTNSLTWAPLILFMVIFFWTPPHYWPLSMKVKDDYARVGVPMLPVMASNKVVAKQIVIYSWVMVAVSLLLQPLGYTGWFYTAVALGAGGWWLWEAHALQNRAKAEVTGAKLKEMRLFHWSITYVSLLFVAVAVDPFLR from the coding sequence GTGTGCGTGACGGCCGTTGAATCCCGTCCAGCGGGGATTATCGGGACGAGCCAGAGCCCGAGCCGGCGGCCGATCGGGGCCCGGGTCAAGGCGTTCGTGGCGCTTACCAAGCCGCGGATCATCGAGCTGCTGCTGATCACCACCGTGCCGGTGATGTTCCTCGCCGAGCAGGGCGTGCCCGACCTCGGTCTGGTGCTCCTCACCTGTGTCGGCGGCTACCTGTCGGCCGGCGGCGCCAACGCGCTGAACATGTACATCGACCGCGACATCGACGCGCTCATGGACCGCACCTCGCAGCGCCCCCTGGTCACCGGGATGGTCAGCCCGCGCGAGTGCCTGGTCTTCGGCATCACGCTGGCGGTCGTCTCGACGCTGCTGTTCGGCCTCACCGTCAACTGGCTGTCGGCCTGGCTGTCGCTCGGCGCACTCCTCTTCTACGTCGTCGTCTACACGATGATCCTCAAGCGCCGTACCTCGCAGAACATCGTGTGGGGCGGCATCGCGGGCTGCATGCCCGTACTGATCGGCTGGACGGCCGTCACGAACTCCCTCACCTGGGCGCCGCTCATCCTCTTCATGGTGATCTTCTTCTGGACGCCGCCGCACTACTGGCCGCTGTCCATGAAGGTGAAGGACGACTACGCGCGCGTGGGCGTGCCCATGCTCCCCGTCATGGCCTCCAACAAGGTCGTCGCCAAGCAGATCGTCATCTACAGCTGGGTGATGGTGGCGGTGTCGCTGCTGTTGCAGCCGCTCGGCTACACGGGCTGGTTCTACACCGCGGTCGCGCTGGGCGCGGGCGGCTGGTGGCTGTGGGAGGCGCACGCGCTGCAGAACCGCGCCAAGGCGGAGGTGACGGGCGCGAAGCTGAAGGAGATGCGCCTGTTCCACTGGTCGATCACCTATGTGTCGCTGCTGTTCGTGGCGGTGGCGGTGGACCCCTTCCTGAGGTAG